The following coding sequences lie in one Catharus ustulatus isolate bCatUst1 chromosome 5, bCatUst1.pri.v2, whole genome shotgun sequence genomic window:
- the LOC116996923 gene encoding interleukin-8-like: MTGKTVAAVLILLLVSALGTQGEVVPRSAIELRCECIDTHSEFILPRFIQNVTLTPSGPHCKNVEVIATLKNGREVCLEPTAPWVKRIIEAILDK, translated from the exons ATGACTGGCAAGACTGTGGCTGCTGTCCTGATCCTGCTCCTGGTCTCAGCACTTGGAACACAAG gtgaGGTAGTGCCACGCTCAGCCATTGAGCTCCGGTGCGAGTGCATAGACACCCATTCCGAGTTCATCCTTCCCAGGTTCATCCAAAATGTGACCCTCACCCCCAGCGGACCTCACTGCAAGAATGTTGAAGTCAT AGCTACCCTGAAGAATGGCAGAGAAGTGTGCCTGGAGCCCACTGCTCCCTGGGTGAAGCGGATCATCGAGGCAATTCTGGACAAGTGA
- the LOC116996643 gene encoding interleukin-8 has product MGTELRCQCIATHSKFIPPKSIQDVKLTQSGPHCKNVEVIATLKDGREVCLEPTAPWVQRIIKAILAKAQENSDSPL; this is encoded by the exons ATGGGAACCGAGCTGCGGTGCCAGTGCATAGCCACTCATTCCAAGTtcattccccccaaatccatccaagATGTGAAGCTGACACAGAGCGGCCCCCACTGCAAGAACGTTGAAGTGAT AGCTACTCTGAAGGATGGCAGAGAGGTGTGCTTGGAGCCCACTGCTCCCTGGGTGCAGCGGATCATTAAAGCAATTTTGGCCAA GGCTCAAGAAAATTCTGACTCTCCTCTGTAA